The Arachis ipaensis cultivar K30076 chromosome B03, Araip1.1, whole genome shotgun sequence region taaaaatacatcattgtaagttttttaattaataattataaattaaagtcgCAGTTTAATATAGTACCTTAGACAAAAAATAATCATTGTTATCGTATTTGACTACTACTATataaattttatgtttattttattatgCACATTAATTAAACTGTACTTTATTATTTCATTTTGCATATTTTGAAATAATGTCATCGTATTATAAAGGTGAGATTAATTTATCATTTGAATATTATCGCTAAAAAATAGTTACTTAAAGTGAAACGCTatagaaagataaataaaaaaaaattgtaattagttaaaaaattttatatctcTCCCCAAACTCAATTttgttatgaaattttttttaggtaaaaatatttttaacttccTATATAATAAGTATCATTTAAATTATCTAATGCATAAAAtgtcacatttttttatttatcttcaaaattaaagttaatttttgatattttttactttcttttggttttctaaattaGTCTATATATTATCAACTTATTTCTGTTATTTATGcagtaattttttttcttattcattaataaatgttaaattacCCAAATTCAAATCTATTCTCTTAAACCACTTTTTAATCATCTGGTTTGAATCGTTTTTTAATCATCTGGTTTGAATCCTTTGAATAGGAGTTCTTTAGactctaaaatttttaaaataaaaaatacaataaaataaattaaaatgcctaataaaataaaataatccaaaaaataaaagatatataaaaaactaataaattaaaaaatcaaaattaattaacaaaGTTCTTATCTTATCCATTTTAATGTTATATGGAGTTTGTTCACTTTATCATTGATATGTGCATATTTTTTGTGTCTTCTGTATGACAAATacaatactttatataattaaatatcaaattcagtactctaaataattaattatttaaaaaattagtatacgaatatttttttaaaaaatacttgaTAGGTGTGattttcttgcatgcattatataCCAATTAAATAACTAAACCAATATGCTAAACAAATAATATTGTAAAAggcaaaattaataaatttttttgtaatataatttatttattttagtttaatttaaaaatatttatatactcaaattttaaatacaatATTCTAAGTAATCaagtattttagaaaataaaaaaaaattatcccatTAAAagcaatttaaaaagaaaaatattaaaaaatatttataaaatttgttCATCCTATCATTGACAAATAGTTAAATACAGAcatgtcaaaaaaataaataaaatgtacaTATAAAATGTAAAGAAACCgtttttttttgtcaaatcaaattaatgaaagaaaaagacaTAACGCTATTTGTCTACGTGAAAAATGGATTAAAAATATAGATTGAgtaagtaaataaaaaaaaaattataacagcAATGGAGGAAGGCAAATGAGTATGATGGAGGCAATTCAACTGAGAATGttaaaaagaaggagaagaaaaacatcaaaagaaatataaaaatgctaaatttttttaagaaactaTAACAAAaactctaataaaataattagagtGAAGCTGCAGAGTACATTGTACTCAAACAAAACTGTACaaactaaaactaaataaaatataatttaaatgaatatcacaaaatataataaaatttaccaAAAATTACTTATCACTACTATTGATGATAATTGAACACTTCCTCCATCATAAAtgattcttttgtttttttcgtACATGCTTCTAAAACCAACATTTATTATAGTCATAGTCTATTTTAAGAAGTTgtctaaaaaattattcaaaaggtGAAAATGTTAGGGTTGAGTAAGAGaagtaaagaaaattaaagaaatgataaaaaaaaattatttaaatggaGGATTGAGAAAAAAGTTACGTGTAATTTTTTTTGTAACTGGTAGTGAAATGCATAACTGTAAAGTTAGTTTTGGATTATGTTGGCATTTATGTTttcgaagatgtggccattacggctcgcctttatgtgtccttctcgggatagcgtcatttaaagaacgaacgtcagcacaacgtaaaaaaaaaaaccagagaaaAAAACCggtaaaaaaaccggaggagcctgcctaagatgaggccattacgactcgtcTTTATGTGTCCTTctcggatagcgtcatttaaagaaaattggacaccaaacttgaGGTTTtcgcattatatattgttatagattagagatatattaaataaatgattaaaaataattgataaaaatttcatcattaattatttaactaataAAGATAGCAAAATAGTAGTTGAATCCATAGGTAACTAAGTTAACTAACTCATATGAAATTGACACGTGTCTTTTGGCAGGTTACTCAACAAATCAGTGGCAGTTTTAGGCCAAAAGAACAGTTAATATTCTGTCTGATATTAACCTATTTCATTACAAATTTCCTTCTTAACAAACCAAGAGAGAACAAAACTGAAGTAACAGTTAATAAGGAAAATTAACAACACTGAAGAGCACTTTCACTTGGGCTCATACATTATTCTTTCTGTAACTGGATAAAGCATCATATAGAAGAAGATTCATGGGTTTTTGTAGATTTGGAAGAACCAAAACAAAAATTGCCAGACACAGACAGTGTGAAGAGAGTATATTTGTTTTGAATGATTTGGAATGGATCTCTAAAATTCCAGAATGTCCAGTGTATCATCCATCAGAGAAGGAGTTCAAGAACCCTCTGATATATCTACAAAAGATTGCTCCCGANNNNNNNNNNNNNNNNNNNNNNNNNNNNNNNNNNNNNNNNNNNNNNNNNNNNNNNNNNNNNNNNNNNNNNNNNNNNNNNNNNNNNNNNNNNNNNNNNNNCCTCTTCGGCTTTCTAAATGGAATGAGAAAAATATAATGAACTTTTCAATGAGTGGAAGGTAAGAGAACATTCCCATCATTCTTTAAAACTTTTATGGTTCATAAAAGTTGCAAATATTTTATTACttcttaatttatatatatgtCAGAAAATACACATATCATGAATTTGAGGCTCTAGCAAATCAGGCTTTTATCGGTTCGGCCGATGTGGAAAAAGAATTCTGGCATGAGATGGTGAACGGAGAGAAGGGAACCGTTGAGTACGGAGTCAATGTTGAGGGCAGTGCCTTTTCATGCCATCCTAATGACAAGCTTGGAAGAAGCAAATGGAATTTGAAGGTTGGATTTTCATTTTTTGCTGAATCTATATTACAATTTGTTTCTGCATCTAACTTGCTGAATTGATATCAGAATTTTTCAAGACTGCCGCAATCTACATTGAGATTAGTTGGCAAAGAAATTCCAGTAAGAAAAAGTTtccaaagatttttttttaagttgaagTTAGAACCTCTCTTTTCTACTAATTTCCATGTGAATTTGCTTCTAGGGAATAACTGATCCTATGCTTTATATTGGGATGCTGTTCAGCATGTTTGCATGGCATGTAGAAGATCATTACTTGTATAGGTATTTTTTCATGATTCAGTTTGCTACTCCATTAATTATCTTCATCACCATTATTGCTAAAactaattttcttttgttatttctgTTTCACTTTATTTGCAGCATAAATTATCACCATTCAGGTGCTAACAAAACTTGGTATGGAGTGCCTGCTCATGCAGCCTCTCAGTTTGAAAATGTTGTATTGCATCGTGTGTATAACCATAAAATCATGTCTAAACATGGCGAAGACGAGGCTTTCCAGCTTCTTGCGCATAAAACTACAATGTTCCCTCCAAATATATTGCTACAACATGGTGTCGCTGTTTACAAGGCTGTGCAGAAGCCAGGGGAGTTTGTCATCTCCTTTCCTAGAGCATATCATGCTGGATTTAGTCATGGTAATGTATCTATTTTAGATCCATGCCATTTTTTTCTCTGTGCACTTCGTGTTGTATTTTGTAAGTATCTTAAGACAGAAAGTATGAGATATTGCCACAGTGACAAGATAGAAAAGTTGTGTCTCTATTCTTATTCCATTGTCCCTAGTTTTTGAGTGGATAGAAGATTGCACAAATTTTTTTCTAAGAATGTAATCTTTTGTGTACTTTTTATCTTGAGATAGTTATCAAATGGAGCATTATGCAAATATATGAGTTCTGAAGGTAGAGTAATTTGATCCTTTGTTTATGCAGGTTTTAACTGTGGAGAAGCAGTGAACTTTGCTATTGGAGACTGGATTCCAATGGGGGCTATAGCTAGCACTCGTTATGCATATCTCACAATGCTTCCTATAATTCCATTTGAGGAACTTCTTTGTAAAGAGGCAATGCAGTTTTATAAGTCCTCAAAAGTAAGAGGTTCAATGAGCAAAAATATTGATTTCCAATCTTATCTTGCAACTGTTGCATCTTTCGTGCA contains the following coding sequences:
- the LOC107632505 gene encoding lysine-specific demethylase JMJ706-like — encoded protein: MASRFEARQKEEKREEEENELQIFYYFLIYIYVRKYTYHEFEALANQAFIGSADVEKEFWHEMVNGEKGTVEYGVNVEGSAFSCHPNDKLGRSKWNLKNFSRLPQSTLRLVGKEIPGITDPMLYIGMLFSMFAWHVEDHYLYSINYHHSGANKTWYGVPAHAASQFENVVLHRVYNHKIMSKHGEDEAFQLLAHKTTMFPPNILLQHGVAVYKAVQKPGEFVISFPRAYHAGFSHGFNCGEAVNFAIGDWIPMGAIASTRYAYLTMLPIIPFEELLCKEAMQFYKSSKVRGSMSKNIDFQSYLATVASFVQLMQFYEKALSRLKASRECSISSNTVGTLICSNCHRDCYVAYLMCKHCYSLPICLYHDIALQRCSCGRKYTVYKRDDYLEFEDAAKSFEQEYVKLNLEGKVNFEVDMLSPRNDYDCIQDSHNHPWHEEKGSIKAVPSMGLVSELKTREMTCLKIKLEKMKEEKTKHGRKRCSPTMETRKQVH